DNA sequence from the Amycolatopsis sp. Hca4 genome:
GGCCGTTGACCGGGAGGTCCTTCACCCCGTTGCCCGTGTCGTTGACCGAGTCGAGCGGGGCGGTGTCGCGGATGGCGACGCTGAGAATCATGCCCTCTTCGCTCGGATCGGCGATCTTGTGCTGGTAACTGCAGACCCGGGCACCGCCGAGTTTCCTCTCGTTGGCCGGTTCGAACGAGGAGGCGTAGCTGCTGAGGTCAGCCGGGGTGAGCAACTCGCACGGCTGCAGGTCGGCGGTGGAAACACCGCCCGGGTTCGCGGAACTCGAGCCCGCGCCGGACGGCACGGCAGTCTCCGAGC
Encoded proteins:
- a CDS encoding DUF3558 domain-containing protein, whose product is MKLLARAVLPLAAGAVMLAGCTTTQPGTALPTGSETAVPSGAGSSSANPGGVSTADLQPCELLTPADLSSYASSFEPANERKLGGARVCSYQHKIADPSEEGMILSVAIRDTAPLDSVNDTGNGVKDLPVNGRSAKEASSDAPLGCTVALGVGDKARVDVNATGLKTVAKACQIAEDMATKIVEPKLPKA